TAACCGGAAGTCCGGCTAGcccgaaccgattttcatcagacaaaacaaacattttttcactttgaccaagttttttaccaagaaataaacaatactgactgtatacaactgtattgtcgaagcgaagatcggtggaatatgcgcattttatcaatgaaattcgatatttttaagatattccagaagccactatagataaaatgttttaacggcctattaatcattcataattactcaacggatattagtacagttaaaataattaagacgataaccggacaacattgatttaatgagtaaaatttagttttttttattttaattacaaaaaaagcaagcccattagcagaacccaattaaaaattattttgcacatcatatttgaaacattatttggttgaaaaatctcatttttgttggcaaaaaaaatatattaatttgtttggactaaactaacgttgtgcttatcttaaaaaggatatgttagtatcaacattcgcacagtgttgccaaactgaattttgttattttgggtgtaaattttttccacggatctccgagggtactatacgtaatttagatgtattgtgcatattttatgtacttcatgtttttgcaattataatggagtttatctgtaagtataccgtgttttattaatttttactatattctccggttaactcggattttcgataactcggatcggccgcagtctcgattaatccgacttatcgaggttccactgtattcaaatatatggccggagcaaaCTTACCTATGCTCGTTTTCTGTAAGGtcttaaaatctggccgccggagcgaactagtatatgcccataagtaaccatcttaaaaaatttaaatacaataatttaggattttcttcgttttttgttgaatttcgttttttcgttttttgttgaatactgtttaataatactgactatttaaaacatccttataaataaaatgagaatgggtcacgcttgacccatcatcgtaatctaagtaagtcaaataatctccgtactccgaaggttaaaatCAATCGTTTTTTAACTAATTTTGGCCACAGTATGAGTAAATATTACTAACTTCGTAGGTATAGTGTATAgaccttaaaaaaattaaaataccgATCTTAACAAATTCGTACAGTGTGCTGAAATAAGTGTTACCTTCCCCCCTAAAACTCTCATTTAAAAATACTcgcacaggtcgatttttaaaataatcatagtatattatatagtatcaatgtttcgaactttacgcgatccttCTTCATATGatagtcataactttgatttttttataaatgggaaagtacatatcatgtgatacctcatttaaaagttttgaagtactgattacaaaatgtataatacttgcgcaaaatttcggtccaatGCTATtgaaatgcattaatttttttcgaatcctgagaaaactaataatgagtatttttgaaaaattttaacgcagaatgaaagattacatcattaccgagggccgaaagttctttagaataaacaaaaaagtttttttaatggtatatttgaaattaaaaatcataataaattttctcttcgttttcacctccataacttattaaaataaacatagaagttttagggactttcggaaggtaataatgtaatttcattctgcgtttaaatttttcaaaaattcctattagttttctcatgattaaaaaaaatgcatttaaaaagcattggaccgaaattttgcgcaagtattatacatttttgcaatcagtatttcaaaagcttttaaattgaggtgtcacatgatgtactttcaaAGTTATGATTggcacctgaagagggatcgtgtaaagttcgaaacattgatgctataatgtactatgattattttaaaaattgacctgtccgagtgttttgattatgtgctaaaaataaataagttaatatggggggtaacacttattccagctcACTGTATAAAACCTTCACCGTGTAGgttttattatcaaaaatatatGTATAGATCACGGTAGACATGTACAGACACAAAATTGTAGCaaatcttaaaatattttaaaaaccaaCGTATCTTGTGTTGCCTATCTTAGATTATTAGCAGCTGCATAGCCACcttttacttaacaagccatgaagttgaaatttggcaacatctattggtagaccgattaattctgacagttctttgttgtttaattttcactgtatttacagagaaactgaaatattttacaatatttcgtgctccaaattataaagaacattaaaaggtatgttattaagatgattttagttcaatataatatatttttatataaacttgcgtgcatatagaaatccgttcCCTTAAAAATGTTGTCATTTTTATTGTCTTATATTTCCTAAgcctgttggcagatttaagtgatttttttaatatgttatagcctaattcttttacaataccgctgtaataatattgttgctaaccagttaaatttttatggtgtactgggcatttataaaatactgaaattaaaacccaactatagactccggttttcttaataacattgtttttttgattaattcgcttatgtttaacaactagatttgttctttatcaattcagggtgtttctaaataagtgcgacaaactttaagtagaaaggaacaaaatgcaaaattttgacgcttgtattttaaatgtaatcatttttttcgaatcctgagaaaactaataaatatttttgaaaaatttaaacgcagaatgaaagattactttattaccgagggccgaaagtcccttagaatgaacaaaaagttttttttaatgacatatatttgaaactaaaaatcacactaaattttcttagtttttcacccctgtaacttattaaaataaacatagaagttttcaggaactttcggtcctaacgtagtctttcattttgcgtttaaatttttgaaaaatacttaatagttttcttaggattcgaaaaaaatgaatcccatttatattcttgttattggtttttttgtataataaacgttacttacaaggaattacttttaatattattttgtacaaacttctaattaataatattttcttgttcgactcaaaaaatactataaattttaccagaatttgtactttaaaatcgtagtttctaaagcggtagtccgaaagtcagactaccgacgtcatcaattgcgacgttgcctttttctcttcatggcttgtaaagtaaaggtggctatggcacAAGGTTAATAGATTAGGGCGACCCCTATCTATGAACCTTGGCTATGGCAGCTGTCAAGAACAGTGGATGTTTTCCCATGGTTTTCCCTGGGATGTTTTCTTTTCTTTACCTTGACAGCTTGACACTGACAGTGACAGCAAGTGACACTAGCGACAGTCACAATAacatttaattttgaaataaaagtgtaattttaataaaaacttatttcAATGGAGCCTTCAACTTTTTGCGGTGCTTGTGACACCCACGTTTGGTATGAAAATCATGAATTGAAAGCAGGAGAACAAATTAAACTTTTTGGTATTGATGGTGAAGATACAAGAACCCTTTGGTTGGATATGAGGAATTGTTCAGGTATGCATTTTCACATAATATAATTATACAATCTTAATACATTATTAGGTAATTCgatgttaaaaataaatatcgataAACTATATTTCTGTTGTCATCCTCCCTAGTAATCTTATGACGAGACTTCTTTTAACTAATTCGAAGTTTTTTATGTTACATTGTTAATAGCTTTTtgtaacaatcatccacacatacagttgagtccctgaatctttacccgtgcgtcatcatttaaagcatacgaaataagtcgatggtaagtcggaaattgaaatttaccagaggcaacagcaagtcacttgtGGTTGCGTTTAGtatatttcaatttccgacttatcatcgacttattatttcgtatgctttaaatgatgacgcacgggtaaagattcagggactcaactgtaaccACAATCGActggtttgaggttgtgagctcatacttatatctgggatcgttgatcacaaacacagggtccctacaggaagaaataaaacgtagatgtgaactagcaaaagttgccacagcaaaaatgaccacaatatggaaggactgtcaaatttgaagagcgttaaagatgaggttgatcaactgcttaatattcccaatcctgacctacggatgtgaatcttagACCCTGATAcaatcggaaagaagaaagatagatgccactgaaatgttctgttgtaGACAAATGCTATGAATTTCTTGGACCGACTGTAGGACAAACAATttaattttaagagagctaaaagttagccaactagtctccagtaaagtccatctccaacaattaaaatactttggacatgttatgggagcaaacacagaaaacatggaaagactcattatacaaggaaaggtggaaggccgaagatcacgaggaagatcccaaCAAGATGGATCAATCAAATTACAgaaatatgcaaaagacctatgcatgagttaaagaaatgaccagagacagagatctttggagacggacaatacacgacatcacatCAACCACTACACTCCTCCCACCAAGAGGGAGAGTAACATTTAACCcagcacctgccacgtggctttgcaaggcgccaactgccttGTGAATTGCTCAAAGCACCCCTTTAAGATTTTCTGTGAtccacttgtttaaaaaacaaaataatgtgttgagtaacacaagaatataaaaaaacatgttttattaacttattagccactaatatgttataaaagttaaaaaataaaatgaaaaaggtgttatgtGCAAATTAGCAAGTGCCAAGCCATAATAagtaaatgaagtcaagtaaaatatcaaaaaattaagatttagtgagtatagagtctatattaataatttaaatcagttatttcaacaaaaaatgtaaacttgacctgtttatcaaaaatacgaaaaaaaacttaaaacttaaagtgccagatgatgacatcccaattcgactttagagctataagttcagaatgacactaaataaccacttcaaacactaacacatctatgctatataatattatagaaagctactatgacgcacagcatggttaccaaacttgaaataccaaatatttgataaaaatgtgttatggggtgctggtagcaccccacgtggcaggtgccgggttaaagcAAACAGACACCTcttcatttttgacatatttaATAAATTATAGATCTAGGTATTTGTTATAGTCAAAGGTTGATATGTAGTCTGCTCCAGTATGAAATTTTTGGCCTTTGACTGAAGTATTTTTAGTCAAACCCAGAAGTTCCTAACTTTTCAATCAAATGTTGAAAGAAAAATAGTCTGTTTCAAGCTTTGCTTAGACGATCCTAGAAGTCACTGACAGACTCAGTCAAGCTTTGATCTGTACTGTACTTGTAacatatttaaacatatttatgCATCTTCTTTTGTGGTGTGTAGATCCTATAAATTACTTTATCAGACATTTCATGTTTTTACTTTGAGCATGTGGGTGTGTAAGATTAAAGATGATTGTTTCAAACAGTGTTGTTACTGAAACATGGATAAACAAGCTTTAAAAGTAAAGTTTAAAGAGAGAATTACTAACAATGTACTCTATCCAAGATGAGCCACAAAATGTATTAAAACCATTACTGGATTAAAACACTTTGGACACATTTTGGCCCAACACACCTATCATCGCCAACTACAGGAACAACAAACCAAACAGAAAGGAGAAAGAATCAGTTTGGCTCGGTCCAATTAAAATACAACATacacattaaaaataattaattaaaattctACTCTTTCACATTTTGTGATTCTGAAATTATAATTGATGGAAAAATGATTTAAGAAAGTACTCTTGTGGAGAATCCATCTTGTAAATAATACAAGCTCGCTCTGAAATATTCACAAGCTGGATTCTTCACAAGAGTACTTACTTAAATCATTTTTCCatcaattataattttaaaatcacAAAATGTGAAGTAGTAcaattttatctaacaataaaacactgaaaacgtttgttttctatacttccacaaaatttattataactaagtgactacagctgtttcggcggagtgcctttctcaagtgatgtagtttacaatgtgtttgcctttttaagtcttcaactgaagaggttgaggagtggggagctgtttgtctcgagttggtcattcagaattatatctgtatttttcagtttattaatttccatagattctaaaaaagatagcttaaggcctttattttgaatatgtagaatttgaaactcttcattgaaagaatgattatgatctagaaggtgaagtgcgtatgtaaaagtgtctgtttttctattgttgaatgcccttttgtgttctgctatccgtttgtcaaaagttctgccagtttgaccgatgtatgttttcggacagtcaccacaagttagtttgtacacaccactctgtagttgctttctccttcggcttttattgttcttaatatatttgcttaagttgttgttagttctgaaagcaggtgttattcctttctttttgaTGTATCATGCtgttgttgttgttatcttgccagtatatgtgagagagcagaaggtactgggttctttctgtggtggtggatacactaatttcagggctttcttatggagtttttggtttaaaattttgttaactgtttgttcgttatagccgttgttcactgctatttgtttaatgatgtttagttctatctcgaagttattttttgtcatgggaatttctgtcaggctatgtatcatgctatggtaggctgctaatttgtgttgtgtaggatgggataatgaattgtgtatagttatgtcagtatgggtaggtttatgatatacggagaacttatgtttgttgtgtagtctggaaatcgttacatctagaaagtttatggagttattctgttctgtttctattgtaaactcaatattattatgaagtgaattaatatatgatagaaattggtcaagttgtctgttagttcctgtaaagcatactagtatatcatccacgtatctccaccaatataagaactgtttaaatacgggatgtttagaaattgttgtttcaagttggttcataaatatatctgatagcaattggcttagaggattacccataataagtcctgcactgttgtttgtgtatatttgattattgaattcaaaatagtcttgatttatgcaaatttcaagaaggtgtaaaatttcagatgcaatgatcggatttgtactattatggtctaaaagattcttaactaaaacaaaagtttctgtaggaggaacactaggaaaaagattttttacgtcaaatgaaattagtctggagttgttgggcaattgaaaatgttgtattttattaactagttcttggtatgaaccaacttgaaacaacaatttctaaacatcccgtatttaaacagttcttatattggtggagatacgtggatgatatactagtatgctttacaggaactaacagacaacttgaccaatttctatcatatattaattcacttcataataacattgagtttacaatagaaacagaacagaataactccataaactttctagatgtaacgatttccagactacacaacaaacattaGTTCTctgtatatcataaacctacccatactgacacaactatacacaattcatcatcccatcctacacaacacaaattagcagcgtaccatagcatgatacatagactgacagaaattcccatgacaaaaaataacttcgagatagaactaaacatcattaaacaaatagcagtaaataacggctataacgaacaaacacttaacaaaattttaaaccaaaaactctataagaaagccctgaaattagtgtatccaccaccacagaaagaacccagtaccttctgctctctcacatatactgtcaagataacaacaacaatagcctgATACAtcaaaaagaaaggaataacacctgctttcagaactaataacaacttaagcaaatatattaagaacaataaaagccgaaagagaaagcaactacagagtggtgtgtacaaactaacttgtggtgactgtccgaaaacgtacatcggtcaaactggcagaacttttgacaaacggatagcagaacacaaaagggcattcaacaatagaaaaacagacacttctacatacgcacttcaccttctagatcataatcattctttcaatgaagagtttcaaattctacatattcaaaataaaggccttaagctatcttttttagaatctatggaaattaataaactgaaaaatacagatataattctgaatgaccaactcgagacaaacagctccccactcctcaacctcttcagttgaagacttaaaaaggcaaacacattgtaaactacatcaattgagaaaggcactccgccgaaacagctgtagtcacttagttataataaattttgtggaagtatagaaaacaaacgttttcagtgttttattgttagataaaatgaacttccatcaagtaacggtcgaatccatcaattattagtACAATTTTGATTCATTTTTAATGTGTATGTTGTATTTTAACTGGACCAAGCCAAACTGATTCTTTCTCCTTCCTGTAGTTGCTGATGATGGCTTGTGTTGTGCCGAAACGCATCCACAGTGTTTCAATCTTATAacgtttttaataaattttgtggttCATCTTAGAGAGAGTACAGTATTACCTCTAGCAGACCACATTTGTGAAGATCTTTTCCTAGAAAACTACTTATTTAAATAAAGATATGTAAGTGTTCATTTCATATACATAAGAACTAAAAAGAAGTTTGAGCAGAATATCTGTGAGGTAGACTCAGCTAGACGTTCAGTTGTCTCTAAGAGAAAGCAGTGCAGAAGATTCTAAATTTAGGGGACAagactttataaaatgctactgcaataacaAACGCTCTTCAAAAccatatacagtaaaacctgtgttaacggccacctgtcaaaaccggaaacctgaactagccggccagtttcaaagttccccaaaccaaaatttgtggactacaaaacctggtattagcggccacctttttatatcggccaatagttctgtcatttttagtgaccgttattgacaggttttactgtaaatgtAAATATCTAACGTAATATGCaaatctaaatgtcataatgttTCACCATGCGAGAATAaagactatttttttattttaattgcaatataaaaacaataaacattcAAATTAAAAAATGAGGTTTTATttaacctaatctaacaaattatgACATGTTAATACCTGATTAGAGTTTGACTGGTCAAACCCCGATTTAATGAAATTAAGTTTCGACATTTGTCTTGCCAaattagtctctcctaggtttgacaaCAGATTTTCCTTTATATATTATTTACACTAACCTTGCAACACACTAAAATAAAATAGATAGGGTCACCTAGGTTTAGTGTGACGTAGAAATATGcaaatttgattttaaaataaaaaaaatatatttgtttttaattgaaCGGTTTCAGATTTTTAATGAAGACTTTCTGGGTAATTGTCACAATCATTGAACAGTGAATAGGCATGTTGCATTTTTAAAATTACTTCTACATTATGTTTtatttaacccgggagtagtcgcgctcacttctgtaacgtgaatagtcgcgtgttagattctatctcacaatacgaatttacaacaaatttttattttatagtatttttatttacttatgttataaatattatttctaacaattattaaagctaattggctctcccccaagccataaattccacaaaaagaagaagaagaaaaaaaattcctacgcattactacacccttcctcgaggcacttacgaaattttttcaaaattgcaaaatttttcatcaagttatcgcgaaaaaggataaaatgtgagattctatctaacggcgcgactactcgcgggttaagagGGTAAGGTGTCACATTATCCCTTCATTATGGGGTTACTGTGATTAGGATTGGGGATAGTGTGACAACtagctttttttgttttttaaaagcaccTAGGATTGAGTGTGCCTTGGTGTGACAAAGAAAGACATtacaaaaatattgtaataacttttgtaataaaagtgaaatttcttatttaaaacaccaatttttttattaaacgtAGGTATTTTATTGAGAACcttttcttattttacaaattcaGTAACATCTAACATTCAAAAACATCAACTTTTCCATTAAAAGTACATATACCGAATTCTTTCACCATTAACGGATAATATCAGATCCATCAATATTCCTATAATCTGAGACATTCTAATAAATGAACTGTCTTTTTCATTAACATCAAATCTCTTTTTATCCTTATCAACACTTCTATTTCATCTATAGCGTCATCAAAGTTTTCAATTACACATACATACCTATAAGCAGTTCTACCACGTTTCCCACCCATAAAAGCTGCAACTATAAAAGAGCCTTGTTTAATATCTTCCTCGTTTACAGGTTTTAGTGTCTCAGTTTCCTCTAAGAATTCCTCTTCTGCTTCGTCACTTTTCCCTAAAGACATATCTTCTATCTCCTCATCACTATCTGATTCATCTTTCTTTGACTTTTTCTTGATTGGTTTTGGACAGGTTTTCTGTTTTCCTTTAATGGACTCAGCCTTTTTGTCTTTAAAGAACTGATGTAGGTATTCCTCCTTTGTTATTATTTCTGCAGTATCAATTCTTCGTTTAACTTTCTTTTTTACGCTAGTTTGAACTATCTTTTCCAGAAGCATACGCTCAAACACTTTCTCTGGTGTTTCTTGCCCAACAGAAAGTTCGGTGATTTGACACCCTTGTAATGGACTGAAGGATTGGCCAGTGATTTGATGCTCTTTTAATAGAGTGATAGATGATGAACCAGCGATCCATTGCTCTTCTGATGAACGGTTGCAAGTTACTATCAACCATAACCTGATCAAACTAAGGTAGTAAGTGGTGATAGTAAAACATGTCACACTATACCCATGTTTCACTGTCACAGAAACCCCACAGTGTGAAAATCTGTGGGGTTACTGTGACATGcctaaaaaaataatagatacaGACAAttatacttttaaaataagtttaaatgTTTAATATAAGTGATGAAATGCCATGCAgagaaaaaatcataattaaatacaaataattttgaaGAAATTCAAAATTTGGactaaagttggatttatagtttgacgtagcgtagacgtagacgcaacggagacggaagaaacggactggaaacgtaagaaaataatatgccaatttataattcgacgtagcggaatttttgcgcatgagtagaaagaattacttaattcaacaacatagcctatgctataaattatacattatacgaaccgtaaacaaactttgtgtttatttatttatactattatttattataatatataggtaTCCGTTTTggtgttacatggattaggaaatacACGAAGGTGTGCTCCTTAGTGCCGTGGtatttccaactattttgtttcatttcctagtctttaaaatgtttaatgtttattggatttacctatcgtatatGTGTGGATAACCCAGAATTAGactaataaacaactcatatatttatctgaaatattgaaactacaccatgatatatttttattaaattaataacttaattgtaacaaataattaacaaaattcgaatatgttaATAAACACCTTAACCTTACAAAATGGATGAGGGCGTGTCCACTTTGGGCTTTgggtgacagaacaaaattcttgattttgattggccagacataagaaacgcactgtaaaagatgaaagttggtgaACTCTTCCGTtacgttacgtttctcttacgttccgtcaggcgcttgcgttcatttataaacaACAGTACACAAAACTCGGTGTTGAACTTTTCCAGTGCGTCTACGttacgtctacgtctacgctacgtcaaactataaatccaacttaatatatctgaatttcaaattcgaattaaaatacatacataaataaatactATGATTTTAACCTAAAAAACAGAAGAGgctgaaacattttttttaaataatctgttGAAATTCAATAGAAGTGTAATATAACATCATATGTAATATAAAAGCACAATATAAATTAGTATTTAATGTTGTCACACTAACACCGCTGTCACACTAACCCTAGGTGACCGGTGACCCTACATTTAAGATCATTTTTACAACATTGTTTACAGGTACCTTGGATTCAGCTTCATTCTCATTGCTGCCAAACATTGAATATCTCAGCATGACTAAATGCAACATAGAAAGTTGTTCAGAAGCGTTTTCAGCGTTAGAAAAACTGACTTCACTGGACTTTAACAAAACTTCTTTTCCTCTTGAAGCAGAAACATTTAAAGATAATAAGGGAATAACAAATTTATATCTAAATGGAGTAGAAAATCCAAAATCTTCATGTTTTCAGCATTTAGATAAATTAGAAACTCTGACATTTGAATCAAGTACTTTTGATATCATAAATTCTGATACATTTGCAGGCTTGatttcattaaaaaatttgaCTTTAGAACATTGTAAAATTGGCTCTATTGATGTTGATGCACTTTGTAATTTAAACTGTTTAGAAGGTATCAATATTAGAGACAGTGAAATATCTGAGGTAAACTTGGATACTTTTGCTAAACTAGAAAATATTAAATTTCTTTCACTCCATCATAACAATATTCAATCTGATGTAAATTACAACGTTTTTGAGCAACTTAAAGCACTTGATACTATTCACTTTGATACTAGTATCTATAATACTTTAAATTTTGATAACTTTCCATCTTTGCACAATGTTAGAATTGGATACAAAGATGACGGGGATGAACCAGATGTAGAACAGTTAATCGCAAAATTAAATGCCAAAGACATAAaaactgaatatattttttgtggaACAGTAGATTGTGACAGTGATGATATGGAACAATGTTGCTGAATGTATTAGAATACTCTAATTTGATGGAAAAATTGAACCAGACAAAATTGTTTCTTTAGTGAAATCGATGAGAATGCAGAAGTATGCACTAACAATATTTATTGGAACCTTGAATTAATTGAAGGCTTTTAGAATACCAGAAAATTACCGTAGATAGCCCAAAATATGCATTTCAAAAAAATCTATGAGCACCAAAGCACTAAAATATAAATATACCATGGGCCAGGACTGTTTCTTGGCTGATCTAAGTCCACAGAATTTCAGAGTGTTCATGAATGTTCATGTATTGTGACCCTCTGAATTCGAATTTTAAACTTGCTTTTGCGTCGGAAGTGACGGggatttgttataaacaattaatttaattgtttaaagaTTAAATGATATAATTCGTAAActaaacaaatataaataatttttacaaaatgatgtttggtaaaCCTTGATCCAATGATTTGAACCA
This genomic window from Diabrotica virgifera virgifera chromosome 1, PGI_DIABVI_V3a contains:
- the LOC126879470 gene encoding toll-like receptor 3 yields the protein MEPSTFCGACDTHVWYENHELKAGEQIKLFGIDGEDTRTLWLDMRNCSGTLDSASFSLLPNIEYLSMTKCNIESCSEAFSALEKLTSLDFNKTSFPLEAETFKDNKGITNLYLNGVENPKSSCFQHLDKLETLTFESSTFDIINSDTFAGLISLKNLTLEHCKIGSIDVDALCNLNCLEGINIRDSEISEVNLDTFAKLENIKFLSLHHNNIQSDVNYNVFEQLKALDTIHFDTSIYNTLNFDNFPSLHNVRIGYKDDGDEPDVEQLIAKLNAKDIKTEYIFCGTVDCDSDDMEQCC